Proteins found in one Methanofollis sp. genomic segment:
- a CDS encoding UPF0058 family protein — MYFLKLGDCVQKEELLHLHMLLMHIKKYYETTTGEEVYTPDYDVLHVSPAHIHKNKITHKKAILALGEDLVHQLRTTPHLHQLENMHEATTNEVVMQEH; from the coding sequence ATGTATTTTTTGAAGTTAGGTGATTGCGTGCAGAAGGAAGAGTTGCTCCATTTACACATGTTGCTGATGCACATCAAGAAGTATTACGAGACCACCACAGGAGAGGAGGTCTACACCCCCGACTATGATGTGCTTCATGTATCCCCTGCCCATATCCACAAGAACAAGATCACTCATAAAAAAGCGATCCTCGCCCTTGGTGAAGACCTCGTTCACCAGCTGCGGACAACCCCACACCTCCACCAGCTGGAGAACATGCACGAAGCGACCACTAATGAGGTCGTAATGCAAGAACATTAA
- a CDS encoding NAD(P)-dependent glycerol-1-phosphate dehydrogenase, which yields MDGEDIKVLREKVFDKSRWMQLPRDILIGHNVLREIPSVCKDLCFGSNALLIAGEHTMAVAGDEIVSLLADTCDVKTCIVGSNTPADIARIEREGAGADFIIGVGGGRVIDTAKIVSYNLDRQFISVPTAAAHDGIASSRASIPTPEGSVSLSAHPPIAVVADTGIIAAAPPRLLAAGCADIISNYTAILDWELAHRLRGEPISEYAMALSKMTAEIIVKNADVISGLTEESAWIVMKALVSSGVAMSIAGSSRPASGGEHKFSHALDRIAPGKALHGEQCGVGAIITMYLHGGDWRWIRDSLKRIGAPTTPAELGIDDATAVEAVLAARTIRPERFTILDMGLSKESAERIIRMLYEE from the coding sequence ATGGACGGAGAGGATATTAAAGTACTCAGGGAGAAGGTCTTTGACAAGTCCAGATGGATGCAGCTCCCCAGAGACATCCTCATCGGGCATAACGTCCTCAGGGAGATACCCTCGGTTTGCAAGGACCTCTGTTTCGGCTCCAATGCCCTCCTTATCGCCGGAGAACATACGATGGCCGTTGCCGGAGACGAGATCGTCTCCCTCCTCGCAGACACCTGCGATGTGAAGACCTGCATCGTCGGTTCGAACACCCCGGCCGACATCGCACGGATCGAGAGGGAAGGTGCCGGCGCCGACTTCATCATCGGGGTCGGCGGCGGGCGGGTGATCGACACGGCAAAGATCGTCTCGTACAACCTGGACCGCCAGTTCATCTCGGTCCCGACGGCCGCTGCCCACGATGGCATCGCCTCGTCGCGGGCAAGCATCCCGACCCCTGAGGGGAGCGTCTCCCTGAGCGCCCACCCTCCCATCGCGGTCGTGGCCGACACCGGGATCATCGCCGCCGCACCCCCCCGCCTCCTTGCCGCAGGGTGCGCCGACATCATCTCGAACTACACCGCGATCCTGGACTGGGAACTCGCCCACCGCCTGCGGGGAGAACCCATCTCCGAGTACGCGATGGCCCTCTCGAAGATGACCGCCGAGATCATCGTGAAAAACGCCGACGTGATCAGCGGCCTGACCGAGGAAAGCGCCTGGATCGTCATGAAGGCCCTCGTCTCCTCGGGCGTTGCCATGAGCATCGCGGGATCGTCCAGGCCTGCGAGCGGCGGCGAGCACAAGTTCTCCCACGCCCTCGACCGGATCGCGCCGGGGAAGGCGCTCCACGGGGAACAGTGCGGCGTCGGGGCGATCATCACGATGTACCTCCACGGCGGGGACTGGCGGTGGATACGGGACTCGCTGAAGAGGATCGGGGCGCCGACAACGCCTGCTGAACTCGGGATCGACGACGCAACCGCGGTCGAGGCGGTCCTTGCGGCACGCACCATCAGGCCCGAACGTTTCACCATCCTGGACATGGGCCTCTCGAAAGAGAGTGCCGAACGGATCATCAGGATGCTGTACGAGGAGTGA
- a CDS encoding translation initiation factor IF-2 subunit alpha, with the protein MHELNEWPEESELVVCTVEDVKDFVAFVRLDEYENKKGLIHISEVATGWIKHIRDFVREGQKIVCKVLNVDTDRGHIDLSLKDVNDHQRREKIQEWKNEQKAEKWIGFAANDTGADLHTITEAFYSSYGLLYPAFEDIVINGEATLTKFGFSKQVNDALMAVANENVKIPKVTITGTLVLSSTKPDGVNIIRRALRSAQPKIDDVDIELTYFGAPNYRVKVTAPDYKRAEKAIEKASRSAIGVMERAGDTGKFVRKQKAKSA; encoded by the coding sequence ATGCATGAACTGAATGAATGGCCGGAAGAAAGCGAACTCGTCGTTTGTACGGTAGAGGACGTTAAGGACTTCGTGGCATTTGTGCGTCTGGACGAATACGAGAACAAGAAAGGGCTCATCCACATCTCCGAGGTCGCCACCGGCTGGATCAAGCATATCCGCGACTTTGTCCGTGAAGGGCAGAAGATCGTCTGCAAGGTGCTCAATGTCGACACCGACCGCGGGCACATCGATCTCTCCCTCAAGGACGTCAACGACCACCAGAGGCGGGAGAAGATCCAGGAGTGGAAGAACGAGCAGAAGGCCGAGAAGTGGATCGGTTTCGCCGCCAATGACACCGGCGCCGACCTCCATACGATCACAGAGGCCTTCTACTCCTCCTACGGCCTGCTCTACCCTGCTTTCGAGGATATCGTCATAAACGGCGAAGCAACCCTCACAAAGTTCGGTTTCTCGAAGCAGGTCAACGACGCTCTGATGGCCGTCGCCAACGAGAACGTGAAGATCCCGAAGGTGACGATCACCGGCACCCTTGTCCTCTCATCGACGAAACCTGACGGCGTGAACATCATCAGGCGGGCTCTCAGGAGCGCACAGCCGAAGATCGATGATGTCGATATCGAACTCACCTATTTCGGTGCGCCGAATTACCGGGTCAAGGTCACCGCCCCGGACTATAAGCGGGCCGAGAAAGCCATCGAGAAGGCTTCCAGGTCCGCGATCGGCGTCATGGAGCGGGCGGGCGACACCGGCAAGTTCGTCAGAAAACAAAAGGCAAAGAGTGCATGA
- the proS gene encoding proline--tRNA ligase: MEEESGSLPLKSDFSAWYNDVLWRAEIMDVRYPVKGLYVWYPFGFGLRRHTYAILRDLLDRSGHEETLFPLLIPKTEFMKEAEHIKGFEDEVYWVTHGGLSELDIPLALRPTSETAIYPMFSLWVRSHADLPLKVYQIVNTFRYETKHTRPLIRLREITSFKEAHTAHATWEEAAAQVEIALSLYTRFYDDLGIPVIISKRPDWDKFPGADYTMAVDALMPDGRTLQVGTAHHLGDHFSKTYDITYEDANGERQFVSQTCYGISERCIAATIGVHGDDKGLILPPKVAPVQAVIIPIIMKKRADEVVAAAAALKDELEASGIRVKVDDRDMRPGAKYYHWEMRGVPLRIEVGPRDLDAGTVVVATRDGEKMAVKRDEIVVRIPEICAAFSLRLREKAEAFLTSHIVPAESVDEAIQAVQTGIAVVHWCGDEACAERIEKETNASVLGTEVRSPHVTKTEGRCIVCGRPGTSTVIARTY, from the coding sequence ATGGAAGAAGAGAGCGGTTCACTTCCCCTAAAATCCGACTTTTCCGCCTGGTATAATGACGTGCTCTGGCGTGCCGAGATCATGGACGTCAGGTACCCGGTCAAGGGCCTGTACGTCTGGTACCCATTTGGCTTCGGCCTGCGGCGCCACACCTATGCAATCCTCCGCGACCTCCTGGACAGGTCTGGCCATGAAGAGACTCTCTTCCCTCTCCTCATCCCCAAAACCGAGTTCATGAAGGAGGCCGAGCACATCAAGGGCTTCGAGGACGAGGTCTACTGGGTCACCCACGGCGGCCTGTCAGAACTCGACATCCCGCTTGCCCTCAGGCCGACGAGCGAGACAGCGATCTACCCGATGTTCTCCCTCTGGGTCAGGTCGCATGCCGACCTGCCCCTCAAGGTGTACCAGATCGTCAATACCTTCAGGTACGAAACGAAGCACACGAGGCCCCTGATCCGCCTCCGCGAGATCACCTCCTTCAAGGAGGCGCACACGGCCCATGCAACCTGGGAGGAGGCCGCGGCCCAGGTCGAGATCGCCCTCTCCCTGTACACGCGTTTCTACGACGACCTCGGCATCCCGGTGATCATCTCGAAGCGGCCTGACTGGGACAAGTTCCCGGGCGCCGACTACACGATGGCCGTGGACGCCCTGATGCCTGACGGCCGGACCCTCCAGGTCGGGACCGCCCACCACCTCGGCGATCACTTCTCGAAGACCTACGATATCACCTACGAGGACGCGAACGGCGAGAGGCAGTTCGTCTCCCAGACCTGCTACGGTATCTCGGAACGGTGCATCGCGGCGACGATCGGTGTCCACGGCGACGACAAGGGCCTGATCCTTCCGCCGAAGGTGGCGCCCGTGCAGGCGGTGATCATCCCGATCATCATGAAGAAGCGGGCCGATGAGGTCGTAGCCGCGGCCGCGGCCCTGAAAGACGAACTTGAGGCCTCGGGCATCAGGGTGAAGGTGGACGACCGCGATATGCGGCCTGGTGCGAAATATTACCACTGGGAGATGCGGGGCGTACCCCTGCGCATCGAGGTCGGCCCCCGCGACCTGGATGCCGGCACGGTCGTCGTCGCCACGCGGGACGGCGAGAAGATGGCGGTGAAGCGCGACGAGATCGTCGTGCGCATCCCCGAGATCTGTGCGGCGTTCTCCCTGCGCCTGCGGGAGAAGGCCGAGGCCTTCCTCACCTCCCATATCGTCCCCGCGGAGAGTGTCGACGAGGCGATTCAGGCAGTCCAGACAGGCATCGCCGTCGTGCACTGGTGCGGCGACGAGGCGTGTGCGGAAAGAATCGAAAAAGAGACGAATGCGAGTGTCCTCGGCACTGAGGTCAGGAGCCCGCATGTCACGAAGACGGAGGGGCGCTGCATTGTCTGCGGCCGCCCCGGCACGTCGACGGTAATTGCCCGGACTTACTGA
- a CDS encoding ADP-ribosylglycohydrolase family protein: MFIFPYQNAAGTLLGLAVGDALGAPLEGLPPPEKTVTNMVGGGIHGMTRGEYTDDTLQAVGLAQSLVFCRGFLSEDFVGRLITGFDRAPEYYGPTSRMVFSLIKEGFSPEDAARIAHIHNRGSRTNGSVMRGPPLGIYYAPVRVREVSLACSALTHHDPVAGECSAFVNLMISEMCRGTPKVSAFCHALDRCENPEVLERVGNFHAWPLEPSLDAVQTTHCAVAVFMSADGFEKTVLRAVNLGGDADTVGAIAGALAGACYGFSTIPHRWLVGFRHTGQLLALAQRLWAAAEHA, encoded by the coding sequence ATGTTTATATTCCCCTACCAGAATGCAGCAGGCACGCTCCTTGGGCTGGCAGTGGGGGACGCGTTGGGTGCGCCCCTCGAAGGCCTCCCGCCGCCGGAAAAAACCGTGACAAATATGGTCGGCGGAGGGATCCACGGCATGACACGGGGCGAATATACCGACGACACCCTGCAGGCCGTGGGGCTGGCCCAGTCCCTCGTCTTTTGCAGGGGTTTTTTGTCTGAAGACTTTGTAGGGCGCCTCATTACGGGTTTTGATCGCGCACCGGAGTACTACGGCCCCACCTCGCGGATGGTCTTCTCCCTCATCAAGGAGGGTTTCAGCCCTGAAGACGCTGCCCGGATCGCTCATATCCATAACAGGGGGAGCAGGACAAACGGGAGCGTGATGCGTGGACCACCGCTCGGAATCTATTATGCGCCGGTCCGTGTGCGAGAGGTGAGCCTTGCCTGCTCGGCCCTCACCCATCATGACCCGGTCGCCGGTGAATGCTCGGCCTTCGTGAACCTGATGATCTCGGAGATGTGCCGGGGGACGCCGAAGGTCAGCGCCTTCTGTCATGCCCTCGACCGCTGCGAGAACCCGGAGGTGCTGGAGAGGGTCGGGAACTTCCATGCCTGGCCCCTCGAACCCTCTCTCGACGCCGTCCAGACCACGCACTGCGCCGTCGCCGTCTTCATGAGTGCGGACGGTTTTGAAAAAACGGTGTTGCGGGCCGTCAACCTGGGGGGCGATGCGGACACGGTCGGGGCGATCGCCGGGGCCCTTGCCGGCGCCTGTTACGGTTTTTCCACCATACCCCACCGCTGGCTCGTGGGCTTCAGGCACACCGGCCAGCTCCTTGCCCTGGCACAGCGGCTCTGGGCCGCCGCGGAGCACGCCTGA
- a CDS encoding UPF0179 family protein: MAETKPKVTLIGKCLAEKGLEFVYEGQLAVCQTCKLLKVCHNLQPGKKYQIVEIRKNTDQDCPIHRDGICAVEVIEAPIVTLIPADRAILNSTVRYEPVCTKTDCRSYPLCHPDGIIEGEKYLVAKVLGNAPDVCEKGKNLKLVELRPV; this comes from the coding sequence ATGGCAGAAACAAAACCGAAAGTGACCCTGATTGGGAAATGCCTGGCAGAGAAAGGACTCGAATTCGTGTACGAGGGGCAGCTGGCCGTGTGCCAGACCTGCAAACTCCTGAAGGTGTGCCACAACCTCCAGCCGGGAAAAAAATACCAGATCGTCGAGATACGGAAGAACACCGATCAGGACTGCCCTATCCACCGCGACGGCATCTGCGCCGTCGAGGTGATCGAGGCGCCGATCGTCACCCTCATCCCGGCAGACCGGGCGATCCTCAACTCGACTGTCAGGTATGAACCGGTCTGCACAAAGACCGACTGCCGGAGTTACCCTCTCTGCCACCCCGACGGCATCATCGAAGGGGAGAAGTACCTTGTCGCAAAGGTGCTCGGCAATGCCCCTGACGTCTGCGAGAAGGGAAAGAACCTGAAACTCGTCGAACTCAGGCCCGTCTGA
- a CDS encoding DUF63 family protein, translating to MIREFLYKYYIDPIRYGQPYTIVDTLTYALILIFSVWLVYRGLRRFGIEVDRRFVLSTIPFVVLGGLLRVVEDTGMIMSDARILLITPIIFFVVFFITVIALFLSRILEVKGLVADSIRVYGWIGIALSAATALLLLGWGAVNTRIDLVVLIAIPAMAAVSTAAVWGFLRYVLHWEYVADPLYTLLIAGHMLDASATSFGIDLHPMAYVEQHVVGSHLIEWTGTAFSMFPLKLAVIIPAIYVLEMYRKEGNPAFWHLVILAMIVVGMAPGIRDMMRMVIYV from the coding sequence ATGATTAGGGAGTTCCTCTACAAATACTACATCGATCCGATCAGGTACGGCCAGCCGTACACGATCGTCGATACGCTCACCTACGCCCTCATCCTCATCTTTTCGGTCTGGCTCGTCTATCGCGGCCTCCGCCGTTTCGGGATCGAGGTCGACCGGCGTTTCGTCCTCTCGACGATCCCCTTCGTCGTGCTCGGCGGGCTTCTACGGGTCGTCGAGGACACCGGGATGATCATGTCGGACGCCCGTATCCTCCTGATCACGCCCATCATCTTCTTCGTGGTCTTTTTCATCACCGTTATCGCCCTCTTCCTCTCCCGTATTCTGGAGGTGAAGGGCCTTGTCGCCGACTCGATACGGGTCTACGGGTGGATCGGCATCGCTCTTTCGGCTGCGACCGCCCTTCTCCTCCTTGGGTGGGGTGCGGTCAACACCAGGATCGACCTCGTCGTCCTCATTGCGATCCCGGCGATGGCCGCGGTCTCGACCGCGGCGGTGTGGGGCTTCCTCAGGTACGTCCTCCACTGGGAGTATGTCGCTGACCCCCTGTACACTCTCCTCATCGCCGGCCACATGCTCGACGCGAGCGCCACGAGTTTCGGGATCGACCTCCACCCCATGGCTTATGTGGAGCAGCATGTCGTCGGCTCCCACCTGATCGAGTGGACAGGGACGGCCTTTTCGATGTTCCCCTTGAAACTCGCCGTGATCATCCCCGCGATATATGTCCTTGAAATGTACCGGAAGGAGGGGAACCCCGCCTTCTGGCACCTGGTGATCCTTGCGATGATCGTCGTCGGTATGGCGCCCGGTATCAGGGACATGATGAGGATGGTGATCTATGTCTAG
- a CDS encoding stage II sporulation protein M gives MSRREFLPYLAATVVIFSVGIAAGYGLAASGDPAADQILKTIMEGVFSQILGDSPVMLAVKIFLNNLQACVLLFLGGATFGLLTFFILFSNGLVIGLFADQIAEKVGPLGLLAGLAPHGIFEIPAIFIAAAFGLALARSVFADARGQGDAAADAARLGGLFLRIVVPLLAVAAIIEAFITPALLHLVV, from the coding sequence ATGTCTAGGCGGGAGTTCCTCCCCTATCTTGCCGCGACGGTCGTCATCTTCTCTGTCGGCATCGCCGCGGGCTACGGCCTCGCCGCCTCGGGAGACCCGGCGGCAGACCAGATCCTGAAGACGATCATGGAGGGTGTCTTCTCCCAGATCCTCGGCGACAGTCCTGTCATGCTCGCCGTGAAGATTTTCCTGAACAACCTGCAGGCCTGCGTCCTCCTCTTCCTTGGCGGCGCCACTTTCGGCCTCCTGACCTTCTTCATCCTCTTCTCGAACGGCCTCGTGATCGGCCTCTTTGCCGACCAGATCGCGGAGAAGGTCGGACCTCTCGGCCTCCTTGCAGGGCTCGCCCCTCACGGGATCTTCGAAATCCCGGCCATCTTCATCGCCGCGGCCTTCGGCCTCGCACTTGCCCGTTCCGTCTTTGCCGACGCCAGGGGGCAGGGGGACGCGGCGGCCGATGCCGCCCGGTTGGGTGGCCTCTTTCTCCGCATTGTCGTGCCCCTTCTTGCCGTGGCGGCTATTATAGAGGCCTTTATAACGCCCGCACTCCTACATTTAGTAGTTTGA
- a CDS encoding arginine decarboxylase, pyruvoyl-dependent, whose translation MPKRVFFTCGVGRDSEYLGSFEMALRAAKIECYNLVTVSSILPPKCRIIPREEGLLDLEPGSVVFTVMSRIASNEPHRRISASIGVAIPQNMEDEWGYFAEHHAFGDDKEKAGQYAEHLAYKMYESITDKTPEKTLNITESAIVDEDGRWTTVLAAAVFLME comes from the coding sequence GTGCCAAAAAGGGTGTTTTTTACCTGCGGCGTGGGGCGGGACTCCGAGTACCTCGGGTCCTTTGAGATGGCTCTCAGGGCGGCGAAGATCGAGTGTTACAATCTCGTGACAGTCAGTTCGATCCTCCCGCCAAAGTGCCGGATCATCCCGCGTGAGGAAGGTCTTCTCGACCTCGAACCCGGGAGCGTCGTCTTCACGGTGATGTCCAGGATCGCCTCCAACGAACCCCACCGCAGGATCTCCGCATCGATCGGGGTCGCAATCCCCCAGAACATGGAAGATGAATGGGGTTACTTCGCCGAACACCATGCATTCGGTGACGACAAGGAAAAGGCCGGGCAGTACGCCGAGCACCTCGCGTACAAGATGTACGAGAGCATCACCGACAAAACCCCGGAAAAAACTTTAAATATCACTGAAAGTGCAATCGTGGACGAGGACGGCAGATGGACGACCGTCCTTGCGGCCGCAGTCTTCCTCATGGAGTAA
- a CDS encoding tRNA uridine(34) 5-carboxymethylaminomethyl modification radical SAM/GNAT enzyme Elp3, whose protein sequence is MDDVEIYREIISRISSSPCGPADLQRIKIEVCREHSCAVVPKNSAILAAATPQEAKRLRRLLRVKPTRTISGVAPVAVMTSPAPCPHGKCLPCPGGPDHPFQSPQSYTGQEPAALRGAQNGYDPYEQVQARLSQLEALGHYVDKAELIVMGGTITARPREYQEEFVASCIHAMNEYGTGAHRPLPPRDEVFAGNERAGVRCIAATFETRPDWCRREHINGMLDLGVTKVELGVQHTEDRILAFNRRGCTVEDAVEANTMLRDAGIKVGFHIMPNLPGSDLELDREMFRTLFDDERFRPDFLKIYPTLVTPGSEIEALWQRGEYAPYPEDELVGLIAHAKAILPEYVRLQRVQRDIPARLIVAGSHHSNFRQLAQERLRAEGGTCRCIRCREAGRHPAGAEPSFRDLAYRCCGGEEHFVQAESGDALIGFARLRYPGEVFRPELEGAALLRELHVYGTMVPIGEDGEEGEFQHRSFGKELLARAEAMAEEEGYGSLAINSGIGVRPYYRSQDYEREGPYMVKRL, encoded by the coding sequence ATGGATGATGTCGAAATCTACCGGGAGATAATCTCCCGGATCTCTTCTTCCCCCTGCGGCCCCGCAGACCTCCAGCGGATCAAGATCGAGGTCTGCCGGGAGCACAGTTGTGCGGTGGTCCCGAAAAACTCTGCCATTCTTGCCGCCGCCACCCCACAAGAGGCAAAGCGGCTCCGTCGCCTCCTCCGGGTCAAGCCGACGCGGACGATCTCGGGCGTCGCCCCGGTGGCCGTGATGACCTCGCCCGCACCCTGCCCACATGGGAAATGTCTCCCCTGCCCGGGCGGGCCGGACCACCCCTTCCAATCGCCCCAGAGTTATACGGGGCAGGAACCTGCGGCCCTGCGGGGCGCCCAGAACGGGTACGACCCCTACGAACAGGTGCAGGCGCGTCTCTCCCAGCTTGAGGCCCTCGGCCACTATGTGGACAAGGCCGAACTGATAGTGATGGGCGGGACGATCACGGCACGGCCACGGGAGTACCAGGAAGAGTTTGTCGCATCCTGTATCCATGCAATGAACGAGTACGGCACCGGGGCGCACCGGCCCCTCCCCCCGCGGGACGAGGTCTTCGCCGGGAACGAGCGCGCGGGGGTGCGGTGCATCGCCGCCACCTTCGAGACGCGGCCCGACTGGTGCCGGAGGGAGCACATCAACGGGATGCTCGACCTCGGGGTGACCAAGGTGGAACTCGGGGTCCAGCACACAGAGGACCGTATCCTCGCCTTCAACAGGCGCGGCTGCACTGTCGAGGACGCCGTGGAGGCGAACACGATGCTCCGCGATGCCGGGATCAAGGTCGGTTTCCATATCATGCCGAACCTGCCAGGAAGCGACCTCGAACTGGACAGGGAGATGTTCCGGACCCTCTTCGACGACGAAAGGTTCAGGCCGGACTTCCTGAAGATCTACCCGACGCTCGTCACGCCGGGGTCGGAGATCGAGGCGCTCTGGCAACGCGGCGAGTATGCGCCGTACCCGGAGGACGAGCTGGTCGGGCTCATCGCCCATGCCAAGGCCATCCTCCCTGAGTACGTCCGCCTCCAGCGTGTCCAGCGCGACATCCCGGCACGACTGATCGTGGCCGGGTCGCACCACTCGAACTTCAGGCAACTCGCGCAGGAACGGCTCAGGGCAGAGGGGGGGACATGCCGGTGCATCAGGTGCCGGGAGGCCGGCCGGCACCCTGCCGGTGCTGAACCGTCCTTCCGCGACCTCGCATACCGGTGCTGCGGCGGCGAGGAGCACTTCGTCCAGGCCGAATCAGGGGACGCCCTGATCGGATTTGCGCGCCTCAGGTACCCGGGCGAGGTCTTCAGGCCGGAACTGGAGGGGGCTGCCCTCCTGCGCGAACTCCATGTGTACGGGACGATGGTCCCGATCGGGGAGGACGGCGAGGAGGGAGAGTTCCAGCACCGGAGTTTCGGCAAAGAACTTCTTGCCAGGGCCGAGGCGATGGCAGAGGAGGAAGGATACGGGAGTCTTGCCATCAACAGCGGTATCGGGGTCCGCCCGTACTACCGGAGTCAGGACTATGAACGTGAAGGTCCATATATGGTAAAGAGGCTTTGA
- the priS gene encoding DNA primase catalytic subunit PriS: MKPATLEFVRQRFMSYYQQGHLSVPPALEHREWGFIFFDAKPEVRMRRHLGFGSQDECLEYIRSMVPAHAYYSTAYYTNPAAGTMGEKGWTGADLIFDIDADHLIRGVPYDAMLARVKEETEKLLDMLTGELGFSARTLSLVFSGGRGYHVHVRDPRVRGWESRERREVVDYLCGTGIEPQMLFAAGNGSSGWQQRFSVAMKAYADRLLAGGEKAALKHLKGMKGVGETYAGRFLVALQNFGGEEERPTDALLTSPVMQTLLSAEGGELLPLLKIQAALVDEPVTTDIKRLIRMPTSLHGGSGLRVVEIPPGDLAGFDPLVDAVVFGEREVKIDLAFPLAMPILGNTWKLRKGTNVVPEALAVFLCCRGIAEIGGRA; the protein is encoded by the coding sequence ATGAAACCCGCAACCCTCGAATTCGTCCGGCAACGCTTCATGTCGTATTACCAGCAGGGCCACCTCAGTGTCCCGCCGGCGCTCGAACACCGGGAATGGGGGTTCATTTTCTTCGACGCAAAGCCCGAGGTGAGGATGCGGCGGCATCTTGGTTTCGGGTCGCAGGACGAATGCCTGGAGTATATCAGGTCGATGGTCCCGGCCCATGCCTATTATTCGACGGCGTACTACACGAACCCGGCCGCGGGGACGATGGGGGAGAAGGGCTGGACAGGGGCCGACCTGATCTTCGACATCGACGCCGACCACCTCATCCGCGGCGTGCCCTATGATGCCATGCTCGCCCGGGTAAAGGAGGAGACGGAGAAACTCCTCGACATGCTCACCGGTGAACTCGGCTTTTCGGCGCGCACCCTCTCCCTTGTCTTCTCGGGCGGACGGGGCTATCACGTCCATGTACGCGACCCGAGAGTGAGGGGCTGGGAGAGCCGCGAACGGCGCGAGGTCGTGGACTACCTCTGCGGGACCGGGATCGAGCCACAGATGCTCTTCGCCGCTGGGAACGGTTCTTCCGGGTGGCAGCAGCGTTTTTCTGTCGCCATGAAGGCCTATGCCGACCGGCTTCTCGCCGGCGGTGAGAAGGCCGCCCTGAAACACCTCAAGGGAATGAAAGGGGTCGGCGAGACCTATGCCGGCCGGTTCCTCGTGGCCCTGCAGAACTTCGGCGGCGAGGAGGAGCGCCCCACAGACGCCCTCCTCACCTCACCGGTGATGCAGACGCTTCTCTCCGCGGAAGGGGGCGAACTGCTCCCCCTCCTCAAAATTCAGGCGGCCCTCGTCGATGAACCGGTGACGACCGACATCAAACGGCTGATCAGGATGCCGACCTCCCTCCACGGCGGGAGCGGCCTCCGGGTCGTCGAGATCCCGCCCGGCGACCTCGCCGGGTTCGACCCCCTTGTCGACGCCGTCGTCTTCGGGGAGCGTGAGGTGAAGATCGACCTTGCCTTCCCGCTCGCTATGCCGATTCTCGGGAACACCTGGAAACTGAGAAAAGGTACGAACGTCGTCCCCGAAGCCCTCGCGGTCTTCCTCTGCTGCCGCGGGATCGCCGAGATCGGAGGCAGGGCATGA
- a CDS encoding 50S ribosomal protein L44e, with amino-acid sequence MKMPAKFKAYCPFCRSHETHEVEKVKKGRTSGLHWIDRQKARRGKVGNMGKYSKVPGGDKPTKKVNVRYRCTKCGKAHLRAGWRAGKFEIVE; translated from the coding sequence ATGAAGATGCCAGCAAAATTCAAGGCCTACTGTCCGTTCTGCAGATCGCACGAGACGCATGAAGTTGAAAAGGTGAAAAAGGGACGCACCAGCGGCCTGCACTGGATCGACCGGCAGAAGGCGCGCAGAGGTAAAGTAGGTAACATGGGCAAGTACTCCAAGGTGCCCGGCGGCGACAAGCCGACCAAGAAGGTCAATGTCAGGTACCGCTGCACGAAGTGCGGGAAGGCACACCTCCGTGCAGGCTGGAGAGCAGGCAAATTCGAGATTGTGGAGTGA
- a CDS encoding RNA-protein complex protein Nop10 — MSGRIRYCEHDRRYTLFLTCPICGAPTRSAHPARYSPQDRYGDYRREAKRWMT, encoded by the coding sequence ATGAGCGGGCGGATCAGGTATTGCGAGCATGACCGCCGCTATACCCTATTTTTAACCTGCCCGATCTGCGGGGCGCCGACACGGTCGGCCCATCCCGCACGGTATTCACCACAGGATCGGTACGGTGATTACCGGAGGGAGGCAAAACGATGGATGACATAA
- a CDS encoding 30S ribosomal protein S27e, which yields MVRQHRENRSKFLRVKCPDCENEQVIFEKASTVVDCAVCGHVLAEPTGGKAKINAEIKAELQ from the coding sequence ATGGTACGTCAGCACCGTGAAAACAGAAGCAAATTCCTCAGGGTCAAGTGCCCGGACTGCGAGAACGAACAGGTGATCTTCGAAAAGGCCAGCACGGTCGTGGACTGTGCAGTCTGCGGGCATGTGCTCGCCGAGCCGACCGGCGGGAAGGCAAAGATCAACGCAGAGATCAAGGCCGAACTCCAGTGA